A single window of Toxotes jaculatrix isolate fToxJac2 chromosome 4, fToxJac2.pri, whole genome shotgun sequence DNA harbors:
- the sart1 gene encoding U4/U6.U5 tri-snRNP-associated protein 1, translating into MGSSKKHKEKSRDKDTEERRREHKKHRHKDRDTSDRDGTRDKEKRKRSRSRERSGRESRSKGEKSSVEPRVKKEKVDLGYEESNAEVEPQSASGDASLSIEETNKLRAKLGLKPLELNENKKELGTKEEPVVAETINPVLIQQQKEMREKLAAVKEKRILNQKLGKVKTLGEDDWFDDTAAWVERSRKLAKEKEMAEKRAKLLEEMDEEFGVSSLVEEEFAQSKNDAYTSQDLKGLKVQHKVESFSEGQTVVLTLQDKGVLEDEEDVLVNVGLVDKEKAEKNVELKKKKPDYKPYEEEETVDDMVTFKPRSVLSKYDEEIEGEKKKSFRLNAGGFADGERERELQAMRDALRNQAQSLEMPALAIASEYYTPQEMVSFKKTKRRVKKIRKKEKSTAADELLLDDTRSSDFGSRARGRGRRLVDEEGQEVKEEQSKLPDNVPQMSDDIRMAEMEISDDEDFASPEPTVIEEDEAEQELQKQLGKQRKLKQKQLLKDSGEKVAEQIKWLGSGDNDNDPERRDNIVFNATSEFCRTLGDIPTYGLSGNREDQEDIMDFEQEEEKDDAGGSDSEMDENVGWSTVNLDEEQKQPDFSTASATILDEEPIVNSGLAAALLLCKNKGLLDTQMQKVARVKAPKGALPNDNYCIEDKMGFDDKYSRREEYRGFTQEFKEKDSYKPEVKIEYVDESGRKLTPKEAFRQLSHRFHGKGSGKMKTERRMKKREEEALLKKMSSSDTPLGTVALLQEKQKSQKTPYIVLSGSGKSMNANTITK; encoded by the coding sequence ATGGGGTCgtcaaagaaacacaaggaaaagaGCCGcgacaaagacacagaagagcGCCGACGCGAACATAAGAAACATCGCCACAAGGACCGAGACACTTCGGATCGCGATGGGACTCGGGATAAAGAGAAACGAAAGCGCTCCAGGTCCAGGGAAAGAAGTGGGCGAGAGAGCCGCAGCAAAGGCGAAAAGAGCAGCGTGGAACCACGCGTGAAAAAGGAGAAGGTTGACCTTGGATATGAGGAGAGCAATGCAGAAGTGGAACCCCAGTCTGCAAGCGGAGATGCATCGCTCAGTAttgaggaaacaaacaaactcaggGCGAAGCTGGGTCTGAAGCCTCTGGAGTTAAATGAGAACAAGAAAGAGCTCGGGACCAAAGAGGAGCCAGTGGTGGCTGAGACCATCAACCCTGTTCTTAtccagcagcagaaagagatgagagagaagctTGCTGCTGTGAAAGAGAAACGCATCCTCAACCAAAAATTGGGAAAAGTAAAGACCTTAGGTGAGGATGACTGGTTTGATGACACAGCTGCTTGggtagagagaagcagaaagttggcaaaagaaaaagaaatggcagAGAAAAGAGCCAAACTTCTGGAGGAGATGGATGAGGAGTTTGGTGTGAGCAGTTTGGTAGAGGAGGAGTTTGCTCAAAGCAAAAATGATGCCTACACATCTCAAGATCTAAAGGGACTAAAAGTGCAGCACAAGGTGGAATCCTTCAGTGAGGGTCAGACTGTTGTCCTGACCCTACAGGACAAAGGTGTTCTTGAGGACGAAGAAGATGTGCTTGTAAATGTGGGCCTGGTTGACaaggaaaaagcagaaaagaatgtggagttgaaaaagaaaaagccagaTTACAAGCCttatgaagaagaagagactgtGGATGACATGGTAACGTTTAAGCCCCGCTCTGTTCTTTCAAAATATGATGAGGAAATTGAGGGCGAAAAGAAGAAGAGCTTCCGGTTGAATGCTGGAGGCTTTGCTGACGGAGAGCGAGAGCGGGAGCTCCAGGCCATGAGAGACGCCCTGCGAAATCAGGCCCAGTCCTTGGAAATGCCTGCTCTCGCTATCGCCTCAGAGTATTACACACCCCAAGAAATGGTGAgctttaaaaagacaaaacgcCGCGTAAAGAAGAtcaggaagaaggagaagagcaCAGCTGCAGATGAACTTCTCCTCGATGACACTCGCAGCTCTGATTTTGGTTCCAGGGCACGTGGCCGAGGTCGCAGACTGGTGGATGAAGAGGGTCAGGAGGTAAAGGAGGAACAAAGCAAACTGCCAGACAATGTCCCCCAGATGTCTGATGATATCAGGATGGCGGAAATGGAAATAAGTGATGACGAGGACTTTGCATCTCCTGAGCCAACTGTAATTGAGGAGGACGAGGCAGAGCAGGAGCTGCAGAAACAGCTGgggaagcagaggaagctgaaGCAAAAACAGCTTCTCAAAGACTCTGGGGAGAAGGTGGCAGAGCAGATTAAATGGCTTGGTAGTGGCGATAATGACAATGATCCTGAAAGGAGGGACAACATTGTTTTCAATGCCACCTCTGAGTTTTGCCGAACTCTGGGTGATATTCCAACTTATGGACTGTCAGGTAACAGAGAGGACCAAGAAGACATTATGGATTTTgaacaggaggaagagaaagatgatGCTGGAGGTTCAGACTCCGAAATGGATGAGAATGTTGGGTGGAGCACAGTGAACTTGGATGAAGAGCAAAAACAACCTGACTTCTCCACAGCCTCAGCCACCATTTTAGATGAGGAGCCCATTGTCAACTCTGGCCTTGCTGCTGCCTTGCTGCTTTGCAAAAACAAAGGTCTGTTGGACACCCAGATGCAGAAGGTAGCCCGTGTCAAAGCGCCAAAGGGTGCCCTACCCAATGACAACTACTGCATTGAGGACAAGATGGGCTTTGATGACAAGTACAGTCGCAGAGAAGAATACAGAGGCTTCACACAAGAATTTAAAGAAAAGGATAGTTACAAACCTGAAGTCAAGATTGAGTATGTGGATGAGTCTGGGCGGAAACTCACTCCAAAAGAAGCTTTCAGGCAGCTTTCACACAGATTCCATGGGAAAGGGTCTGgaaagatgaagacagagaggagaatgaAAAAGCGAGAGGAAGAGGCACTTCTGAAGAAAATGAGCAGCAGCGATACTCCTCTAGGGACTGTGGCTTTGCTTcaagagaaacagaaatctcAGAAAACACCATATATTGTGCTTAGTGGGAGTGGAAAAAGTATGAATGCAAACACCATCACTAAATGA
- the LOC121180494 gene encoding oxysterol-binding protein 1-like isoform X1 codes for MAEPKPPTPTPGDTYKGWLFKWTNYIKGYQRRWFVLSNGLLSYYRTQAEMGHTCRGTINLATANIAVEDSCNFVISNGGAQTYHLKASSEVERQRWITALELAKAKAVRMQAESDDSGDDCPAVPPTSGQGGGCRNTEIQSTLRTLSSKVEDLTTCNDLIVKHGSALQRSLSELEGIRVGGDMGEKIRQVTERATLFRITSNAMINACRDFLSLAQNHSKRWQKALQTERDQRIRLEETLEQLAKQHNHLERAFRGATVLPPSFSNPALANKGGVSGKGDASDEDDDNEFFDAMEDPAEFITVPADPKYHRRSGSNVSGISSETGMDDQSVNFDELSLASNPESPQPLELEPVRQRRTRIPDKPNYYLNLWSIMKNCIGKELSKIPMPVNFNEPLSMLQRLSEDLEYYELLDKAAKCQSSLEQMCYVAAFTISSYSTTVHRTGKPFNPLLGETFELDRLRDCGYRSLCEQVSHHPPAAAHHAISEKGWTLRQEITLASKFRGKYLSIMPLGSIQCLFDKSNNHYSWKKVTTTVHNIIVGKLWIDQSGEIDVVNHRTGDRCHLKFAPYSYFSRDVPRKVTGVVTDKDGKAHYVLSGTWDEKMEFSRVMQSSKGENGTEGKQRTVYQTLKAKEIWRKNPLPEGAENMYYFSSLALTLNEPEEGVAPTDSRRRPDQRLMEEGHWDEANAEKQRLEEKQRLSRREREREAVKVASSPEEDVIEDSINDSPLKSTHLDNYQALWFEKIDDPVSGETLHVYKGGYWEAKDQGTWDMCPDIF; via the exons ATGGCAGAACCTAAGCCTCCTACTCCAACCCCTGGAGACACATACAAGGGTTGGCTCTTCAAATGGACTAACTACATAAAAGGTTATCAGAGACGCTGGTTTGTTTTGAGCAATGGACTGTTGTCATATTATAG GACCCAGGCAGAGATGGGTCACACATGCCGAGGCACCATCAACTTGGCCACAGCCAATATTGCTGTGGAGGACTCATGCAATTTTGTAATTTCCAATGGTGGAGCACAGACCTACCACCTTAAGGCCAGCTCAGAAGTAGAGCGCCAGCGATGGATCACTGCTCTGGAGCTTGCCAAAGCAAAGGCTGTCCGTATGCAGGCTGAATCTG ATGACTCAGGTGACGATTGTCCTGCAGTGCCCCCCACCTCAGGACAAGGTGGGGGCTGCCGTAACACAGAAATCCAATCTACATTACGAACACTGAGCAGCAAGGTGGAGGACCTCACCACCTGCAATGATCTCATTGTCAAGCATGGGTCTGCCCTCCAAAG GTCTTTGTCAGAACTGGAGGGGATTCGTGTTGGAGGGGACATGGGGGAAAAGATCCGACAAGTTACAGAGAGGGCCACATTGTTCCGAATCACCTCTAATGCCATGATCAAT GCATGTAGAGACTTCCTCTCCCTGGCCCAGAACCACAGTAAGCGCTGGCAGAAGGCCTTACAGACTGAAAGAGACCAGAGGATACGACTGGAGGAGACTTTAGAGCAACTGGCTAAACAGCACAACCACTTGGAAAGAGCTTTCAGAGGAGCTACAGTTCTCCCCCCTTCATTCAGCAATCCCGCCTTAGCTAACAAAG GTGGTGTTTCAGGAAAAGGTGATGCcagtgatgaggatgatgacaaTGAGTTCTTTGATGCTATGGAAGACCCAGCAGAGTTTATAACTGTCCCTGCTGACCCCAAGTATCACAG GAGATCTGGCAGCAATGTTAGTGGGATCAGCAGTGAGACTGGAATGGATGATCagtcagtaaat tttgatGAGCTGTCTTTGGCTTCCAACCCGGAGTCTCCCCAGCCTCTTGAGCTAGAGCCAGTCAGACAAAGACGAACTCGTATCCCTGACAAGCCCAACTATTACCTCAATCTGTGGAGCATCATGAAGAACTGCATTGGAAAGGAGCTCTCAAAAATACCAATGCCT GTGAATTTCAATGAGCCCCTCTCAATGCTGCAACGTCTTTCTGAAGACCTGGAGTACTACGAGCTGCTGGATAAGGCAGCTAAATGTCAGAGTTCACTAGAGCAGATGTGTTACGTCGCTGCTTTCACAATCTCTTCCTACTCCACCACTGTCCACCGCACCGGAAAACCCTTCAATCCTCTGCTGGGAGAAACTTTTGAGCTTGATCGTCTCAGAGATTGTGGCTACCGCTCCCTGTGTGAACAg GTGAGTCAccatccacctgctgctgctcaccatGCAATCTCTGAAAAGGGTTGGACCCTCAGACAAGAAATTACATTGGCCAGCAAGTTTAGAGGAAAATATCTCTCTATCATGCCCTTGG GTTCTATCCAGTGTTTATTTGATAAGAGCAACAATCACTACTCTTGGAAAAAAGTTACTACAACAGTACACAACATTATTGTGGGGAAATTATGGATCGATCAG TCAGGGGAAATAGATGTGGTGAACCACAGGACAGGAGATCGCTGCCACCTCAAGTTTGCTCCCTACAGTTACTTCTCCAGAGATGTACCAAGAAAG gtGACAGGAGTAGTAACAGATAAGGATGGAAAGGCCCATTATGTGCTGTCGGGAACATGGGATGAGAAGATGGAGTTTTCCAGGGTAATGCAGAGCAGCAAAGGCGAGAACGGCACTGAAGGTAAACAGAGGACTGTCTATCAGACCCTCAAAGCCAAAGAAATCTGGAGAAAGAACCCTTTACC GGAGGGAGCAGAGAACATGTACTACTTCTCCTCACTGGCCCTGACACTCAATGAGCCAGAAGAGGGAGTGGCACCAACAGACAGTCGAAGGCGCCCTGACCAGCGATTAATGGAGGAAGGCCATTGGGATGAGGCtaatgcagagaaacagaggctaGAAGAAAAACAGCGCCTTTCCCGtcgagaaagggagagggaagcTGTTAAAGTAGCCAGCTCACCTGAGGAAG ATGTCATTGAGGATTCAATCAATGATTCACCCCTGAAAA
- the LOC121180494 gene encoding oxysterol-binding protein 1-like isoform X2: MAEPKPPTPTPGDTYKGWLFKWTNYIKGYQRRWFVLSNGLLSYYRTQAEMGHTCRGTINLATANIAVEDSCNFVISNGGAQTYHLKASSEVERQRWITALELAKAKAVRMQAESDDSGDDCPAVPPTSGQGGGCRNTEIQSTLRTLSSKVEDLTTCNDLIVKHGSALQRSLSELEGIRVGGDMGEKIRQVTERATLFRITSNAMINACRDFLSLAQNHSKRWQKALQTERDQRIRLEETLEQLAKQHNHLERAFRGATVLPPSFSNPALANKGGVSGKGDASDEDDDNEFFDAMEDPAEFITVPADPKYHRRSGSNVSGISSETGMDDQSVNFDELSLASNPESPQPLELEPVRQRRTRIPDKPNYYLNLWSIMKNCIGKELSKIPMPVNFNEPLSMLQRLSEDLEYYELLDKAAKCQSSLEQMCYVAAFTISSYSTTVHRTGKPFNPLLGETFELDRLRDCGYRSLCEQVSHHPPAAAHHAISEKGWTLRQEITLASKFRGKYLSIMPLGSIQCLFDKSNNHYSWKKVTTTVHNIIVGKLWIDQSGEIDVVNHRTGDRCHLKFAPYSYFSRDVPRKVTGVVTDKDGKAHYVLSGTWDEKMEFSRVMQSSKGENGTEGKQRTVYQTLKAKEIWRKNPLPEGAENMYYFSSLALTLNEPEEGVAPTDSRRRPDQRLMEEGHWDEANAEKQRLEEKQRLSRREREREAVKVASSPEEGTHLDNYQALWFEKIDDPVSGETLHVYKGGYWEAKDQGTWDMCPDIF; encoded by the exons ATGGCAGAACCTAAGCCTCCTACTCCAACCCCTGGAGACACATACAAGGGTTGGCTCTTCAAATGGACTAACTACATAAAAGGTTATCAGAGACGCTGGTTTGTTTTGAGCAATGGACTGTTGTCATATTATAG GACCCAGGCAGAGATGGGTCACACATGCCGAGGCACCATCAACTTGGCCACAGCCAATATTGCTGTGGAGGACTCATGCAATTTTGTAATTTCCAATGGTGGAGCACAGACCTACCACCTTAAGGCCAGCTCAGAAGTAGAGCGCCAGCGATGGATCACTGCTCTGGAGCTTGCCAAAGCAAAGGCTGTCCGTATGCAGGCTGAATCTG ATGACTCAGGTGACGATTGTCCTGCAGTGCCCCCCACCTCAGGACAAGGTGGGGGCTGCCGTAACACAGAAATCCAATCTACATTACGAACACTGAGCAGCAAGGTGGAGGACCTCACCACCTGCAATGATCTCATTGTCAAGCATGGGTCTGCCCTCCAAAG GTCTTTGTCAGAACTGGAGGGGATTCGTGTTGGAGGGGACATGGGGGAAAAGATCCGACAAGTTACAGAGAGGGCCACATTGTTCCGAATCACCTCTAATGCCATGATCAAT GCATGTAGAGACTTCCTCTCCCTGGCCCAGAACCACAGTAAGCGCTGGCAGAAGGCCTTACAGACTGAAAGAGACCAGAGGATACGACTGGAGGAGACTTTAGAGCAACTGGCTAAACAGCACAACCACTTGGAAAGAGCTTTCAGAGGAGCTACAGTTCTCCCCCCTTCATTCAGCAATCCCGCCTTAGCTAACAAAG GTGGTGTTTCAGGAAAAGGTGATGCcagtgatgaggatgatgacaaTGAGTTCTTTGATGCTATGGAAGACCCAGCAGAGTTTATAACTGTCCCTGCTGACCCCAAGTATCACAG GAGATCTGGCAGCAATGTTAGTGGGATCAGCAGTGAGACTGGAATGGATGATCagtcagtaaat tttgatGAGCTGTCTTTGGCTTCCAACCCGGAGTCTCCCCAGCCTCTTGAGCTAGAGCCAGTCAGACAAAGACGAACTCGTATCCCTGACAAGCCCAACTATTACCTCAATCTGTGGAGCATCATGAAGAACTGCATTGGAAAGGAGCTCTCAAAAATACCAATGCCT GTGAATTTCAATGAGCCCCTCTCAATGCTGCAACGTCTTTCTGAAGACCTGGAGTACTACGAGCTGCTGGATAAGGCAGCTAAATGTCAGAGTTCACTAGAGCAGATGTGTTACGTCGCTGCTTTCACAATCTCTTCCTACTCCACCACTGTCCACCGCACCGGAAAACCCTTCAATCCTCTGCTGGGAGAAACTTTTGAGCTTGATCGTCTCAGAGATTGTGGCTACCGCTCCCTGTGTGAACAg GTGAGTCAccatccacctgctgctgctcaccatGCAATCTCTGAAAAGGGTTGGACCCTCAGACAAGAAATTACATTGGCCAGCAAGTTTAGAGGAAAATATCTCTCTATCATGCCCTTGG GTTCTATCCAGTGTTTATTTGATAAGAGCAACAATCACTACTCTTGGAAAAAAGTTACTACAACAGTACACAACATTATTGTGGGGAAATTATGGATCGATCAG TCAGGGGAAATAGATGTGGTGAACCACAGGACAGGAGATCGCTGCCACCTCAAGTTTGCTCCCTACAGTTACTTCTCCAGAGATGTACCAAGAAAG gtGACAGGAGTAGTAACAGATAAGGATGGAAAGGCCCATTATGTGCTGTCGGGAACATGGGATGAGAAGATGGAGTTTTCCAGGGTAATGCAGAGCAGCAAAGGCGAGAACGGCACTGAAGGTAAACAGAGGACTGTCTATCAGACCCTCAAAGCCAAAGAAATCTGGAGAAAGAACCCTTTACC GGAGGGAGCAGAGAACATGTACTACTTCTCCTCACTGGCCCTGACACTCAATGAGCCAGAAGAGGGAGTGGCACCAACAGACAGTCGAAGGCGCCCTGACCAGCGATTAATGGAGGAAGGCCATTGGGATGAGGCtaatgcagagaaacagaggctaGAAGAAAAACAGCGCCTTTCCCGtcgagaaagggagagggaagcTGTTAAAGTAGCCAGCTCACCTGAGGAAG
- the LOC121180494 gene encoding oxysterol-binding protein 1-like isoform X3, with protein sequence MAEPKPPTPTPGDTYKGWLFKWTNYIKGYQRRWFVLSNGLLSYYRTQAEMGHTCRGTINLATANIAVEDSCNFVISNGGAQTYHLKASSEVERQRWITALELAKAKAVRMQAESDDSGDDCPAVPPTSGQGGGCRNTEIQSTLRTLSSKVEDLTTCNDLIVKHGSALQRSLSELEGIRVGGDMGEKIRQVTERATLFRITSNAMINACRDFLSLAQNHSKRWQKALQTERDQRIRLEETLEQLAKQHNHLERAFRGATVLPPSFSNPALANKGGVSGKGDASDEDDDNEFFDAMEDPAEFITVPADPKYHRRSGSNVSGISSETGMDDQSVNFDELSLASNPESPQPLELEPVRQRRTRIPDKPNYYLNLWSIMKNCIGKELSKIPMPVNFNEPLSMLQRLSEDLEYYELLDKAAKCQSSLEQMCYVAAFTISSYSTTVHRTGKPFNPLLGETFELDRLRDCGYRSLCEQVSHHPPAAAHHAISEKGWTLRQEITLASKFRGKYLSIMPLGSIQCLFDKSNNHYSWKKVTTTVHNIIVGKLWIDQSGEIDVVNHRTGDRCHLKFAPYSYFSRDVPRKVTGVVTDKDGKAHYVLSGTWDEKMEFSRVMQSSKGENGTEGKQRTVYQTLKAKEIWRKNPLPEGAENMYYFSSLALTLNEPEEGVAPTDSRRRPDQRLMEEGHWDEANAEKQRLEEKQRLSRREREREAVKVASSPEEDVIEDSINDSPLKTDAQETGTEASEVSDESKYHFTVKHKVYF encoded by the exons ATGGCAGAACCTAAGCCTCCTACTCCAACCCCTGGAGACACATACAAGGGTTGGCTCTTCAAATGGACTAACTACATAAAAGGTTATCAGAGACGCTGGTTTGTTTTGAGCAATGGACTGTTGTCATATTATAG GACCCAGGCAGAGATGGGTCACACATGCCGAGGCACCATCAACTTGGCCACAGCCAATATTGCTGTGGAGGACTCATGCAATTTTGTAATTTCCAATGGTGGAGCACAGACCTACCACCTTAAGGCCAGCTCAGAAGTAGAGCGCCAGCGATGGATCACTGCTCTGGAGCTTGCCAAAGCAAAGGCTGTCCGTATGCAGGCTGAATCTG ATGACTCAGGTGACGATTGTCCTGCAGTGCCCCCCACCTCAGGACAAGGTGGGGGCTGCCGTAACACAGAAATCCAATCTACATTACGAACACTGAGCAGCAAGGTGGAGGACCTCACCACCTGCAATGATCTCATTGTCAAGCATGGGTCTGCCCTCCAAAG GTCTTTGTCAGAACTGGAGGGGATTCGTGTTGGAGGGGACATGGGGGAAAAGATCCGACAAGTTACAGAGAGGGCCACATTGTTCCGAATCACCTCTAATGCCATGATCAAT GCATGTAGAGACTTCCTCTCCCTGGCCCAGAACCACAGTAAGCGCTGGCAGAAGGCCTTACAGACTGAAAGAGACCAGAGGATACGACTGGAGGAGACTTTAGAGCAACTGGCTAAACAGCACAACCACTTGGAAAGAGCTTTCAGAGGAGCTACAGTTCTCCCCCCTTCATTCAGCAATCCCGCCTTAGCTAACAAAG GTGGTGTTTCAGGAAAAGGTGATGCcagtgatgaggatgatgacaaTGAGTTCTTTGATGCTATGGAAGACCCAGCAGAGTTTATAACTGTCCCTGCTGACCCCAAGTATCACAG GAGATCTGGCAGCAATGTTAGTGGGATCAGCAGTGAGACTGGAATGGATGATCagtcagtaaat tttgatGAGCTGTCTTTGGCTTCCAACCCGGAGTCTCCCCAGCCTCTTGAGCTAGAGCCAGTCAGACAAAGACGAACTCGTATCCCTGACAAGCCCAACTATTACCTCAATCTGTGGAGCATCATGAAGAACTGCATTGGAAAGGAGCTCTCAAAAATACCAATGCCT GTGAATTTCAATGAGCCCCTCTCAATGCTGCAACGTCTTTCTGAAGACCTGGAGTACTACGAGCTGCTGGATAAGGCAGCTAAATGTCAGAGTTCACTAGAGCAGATGTGTTACGTCGCTGCTTTCACAATCTCTTCCTACTCCACCACTGTCCACCGCACCGGAAAACCCTTCAATCCTCTGCTGGGAGAAACTTTTGAGCTTGATCGTCTCAGAGATTGTGGCTACCGCTCCCTGTGTGAACAg GTGAGTCAccatccacctgctgctgctcaccatGCAATCTCTGAAAAGGGTTGGACCCTCAGACAAGAAATTACATTGGCCAGCAAGTTTAGAGGAAAATATCTCTCTATCATGCCCTTGG GTTCTATCCAGTGTTTATTTGATAAGAGCAACAATCACTACTCTTGGAAAAAAGTTACTACAACAGTACACAACATTATTGTGGGGAAATTATGGATCGATCAG TCAGGGGAAATAGATGTGGTGAACCACAGGACAGGAGATCGCTGCCACCTCAAGTTTGCTCCCTACAGTTACTTCTCCAGAGATGTACCAAGAAAG gtGACAGGAGTAGTAACAGATAAGGATGGAAAGGCCCATTATGTGCTGTCGGGAACATGGGATGAGAAGATGGAGTTTTCCAGGGTAATGCAGAGCAGCAAAGGCGAGAACGGCACTGAAGGTAAACAGAGGACTGTCTATCAGACCCTCAAAGCCAAAGAAATCTGGAGAAAGAACCCTTTACC GGAGGGAGCAGAGAACATGTACTACTTCTCCTCACTGGCCCTGACACTCAATGAGCCAGAAGAGGGAGTGGCACCAACAGACAGTCGAAGGCGCCCTGACCAGCGATTAATGGAGGAAGGCCATTGGGATGAGGCtaatgcagagaaacagaggctaGAAGAAAAACAGCGCCTTTCCCGtcgagaaagggagagggaagcTGTTAAAGTAGCCAGCTCACCTGAGGAAG ATGTCATTGAGGATTCAATCAATGATTCACCCCTGAAAA CTGATGCACAGGAGACTGGGACAGAAGCGAGTGAGGTTTCTGATGAAAGCAAGTATCACTTCACAGTTAAACATAAAGTGTACTTTTAA